The Candidatus Rubidus massiliensis DNA segment AATCCTTGTAAGATATCGGGGGTGCATACAATATCAACAAAATTTCCAGGCTTACCATCGGTCGAAAAACGGAAGCGGTTGCCTGTTTCATCAATTAGTTGATGATCCATTTGTCCGACCAATAAACCTGCAGATTTTTCATAACATTCTTCGCTAAGAGTAATCCCATAAAAACCTTTGATACTATGTTCTATGGGAATTATTCCGTAACTAAAAGGCACTCTATTGTCTTTGTCATTGCCAACAAGCTCTAAACCGAGTCCATCAAAATCTTCAAAATAAAGGACAACTTCGTCTTTAAAGCGGATGTGAGGTGATTGATATTTTATATTGAAATGCTCTAAGCGCTTTATCCAATAATCTATTGCTTCTAAAGGAATGGAAAAGGAAGTCACTGTTAGTTGACCTTTCCCTTTCCTTCCTCTAGGAATACCTGGATAGGGAAAAAATGTAAGTATAGTTCCTGGATCCCCTTTTTCATTTCCGAAATATAAATGATAAACGTCGGGTGCATCAAAATTGATGGTTTTTTTTACAAGGCGAAGACCGAGTAAACCGCTGTAAAAATCTATCGTTTTTTGCGCATCTGAACTTAGCGCCGTTACATGATGCAATCCTTCAACAATAGTATTCATTAGTTTACTTTCGTATTTAAAGTGATTTCAGCTTTATAGAGCTTGGAAACTGGGCAACCAAGCTTTGCTTTAGCAGCAGCCTCATTAAATTTTTCTTCATTTGCATCGCTTGGTAAAAAAGCATGAAGTTCAAGATGGCTTTTTGTAATGCTAAAACCGTCGCTTGTTTTATCTAATGTAATCGTAGCATTAACCTCTAACTTATTTGGTTTTATACCATAATTTCCTAATTCGTTTGATAAAGCCATGGCAAAGCAAGAGGCGTGGGCTGCAGCGAGTAGCTCTTCCGGATTGGTTCCCTTACCTTGTTCA contains these protein-coding regions:
- the mhqO gene encoding Putative ring-cleaving dioxygenase MhqO gives rise to the protein MNTIVEGLHHVTALSSDAQKTIDFYSGLLGLRLVKKTINFDAPDVYHLYFGNEKGDPGTILTFFPYPGIPRGRKGKGQLTVTSFSIPLEAIDYWIKRLEHFNIKYQSPHIRFKDEVVLYFEDFDGLGLELVGNDKDNRVPFSYGIIPIEHSIKGFYGITLSEECYEKSAGLLVGQMDHQLIDETGNRFRFSTDGKPGNFVDIVCTPDILQGLPGCGTVHHVAFATKNEQTQKIAQQKLIRFGLNVTPILDREYFHSIYFREPGGVLFEIATLPPGFAIDEPLEELGMSLKLPSWEEKNRMAIESALPIINLNLENYKDHGHTNL
- the osmC gene encoding Peroxiredoxin OsmC; protein product: MQRKGSAIWEGNLTEGKGKVSTESGILNNTQYSFSTRFEQGKGTNPEELLAAAHASCFAMALSNELGNYGIKPNKLEVNATITLDKTSDGFSITKSHLELHAFLPSDANEEKFNEAAAKAKLGCPVSKLYKAEITLNTKVN